In Euphorbia lathyris chromosome 9, ddEupLath1.1, whole genome shotgun sequence, the following are encoded in one genomic region:
- the LOC136205406 gene encoding putative serine/threonine-protein kinase isoform X1 — MTFSCFGFSNSCKGKNHQPPEQAPIDQDYLIIDVCSICAWLEIATNNVRVFSYNSLRSATDSFHPSNRIGGGGFGVVYRGVLRDGTQVAIKTLSAESKQGKNEFMTEITMISNIRHPNLVELIGCCVENSNRILVYEYMENNSLTTSLLSSKRKHISMDWSTRAAICIGTASGLEFLHEVVEPPIVHRDIKASNILLDGNLQPKIGDFGLAKLFPDNVTHVTTRVAGTVGYLAPEYASLGQLTKKADVYSFGILMLEIISGRSSSKAAFGVDLLILVEWAWKLKNEERLLDVVDPEITEYAEDEVMRFIKVALFCTQASAQQRPNMKQVVEMLTKNVHLNEKALTEPGVYRTRISQHAGGGSSSDTSSSVKKKGKKLVLSTELDSPESVTEMLPR, encoded by the exons ATGACCTTCTCCTGTTTTGGTTTCTCAAATTCGTGTAAAGGGAAGAACCACCAACCCCCAGAACAAG CTCCCATCGATCAGGATTATCTCATCATTGATGTTTGTTCGATTTGTGCATGGCTAGAGATTGCCACCAACAATGTGAGGGTGTTCTCTTATAATTCATTAAGATCGGCAACTGATAGTTTCCATCCATCAAACAGAATTGGTGGAGGCGGCTTTGGAGTTGTCTACAGG GGCGTGTTAAGAGATGGAACTCAAGTAGCCATCAAAACTCTTTCTGCAGAATCAAAGCAGGGAAAAAATGAGTTCATGACTGAAATTACAATGATATCAAATATAAGGCATCCAAATCTTGTTGAGCTCATTGGATGCTGTGTTGAGAACAGTAACCGAATACTAGTATACGAGTACATGGAGAACAACAGTCTCACTACTTCTTTACTTA GTTCTAAACGAAAACATATTTCTATGGACTGGAGCACGAGAGCTGCTATTTGCATCGGTACTGCAAGTGGGCTTGAATTTCTTCATGAAGTGGTTGAACCACCTATAGTACACAGGGATATTAAGGCTAGTAATATACTTCTTGATGGAAACTTACAGCCGAAAATAGGTGATTTTGGTCTTGCAAAACTTTTTCCTGACAATGTCACTCATGTTACTACTCGTGTGGCCGGGACAGT GGGATATTTGGCCCCGGAGTATGCTTCACTCGGACAACTTACAAAGAAGGCTGATGTGTATAGTTTTGGCATACTGATGCTTGAAATAATTAGTGGGAGAAGTAGCAGCAAAGCAGCATTTGGGGTAGATTTGTTGATTCTTGTTGAATGG GCATGGAAACTGAAGAATGAAGAAAGGCTTCTGGATGTTGTTGATCCAGAGATAACAGAATATGCAGAGGATGAAGTGATGAGGTTCATTAAAGTTGCACTCTTTTGTACACAAGCATCAGCACAGCAAAGACCCAACATGAAGCAAGTAGTAGAGATGTTAACCAAGAATGTCCACCTCAATGAGAAGGCGCTAACCGAACCAGGAGTGTACAGGACCCGTATCTCGCAGCATGCGGGTGGAGGCAGTTCAAGCGATACATCATCTTCAGTAAAGAAAAAAGGCAAGAAATTGGTGTTGTCAACTGAGTTAGATAGTCCAGAGAGTGTGACAGAAATGCTTCCCAGGTGA
- the LOC136205406 gene encoding putative serine/threonine-protein kinase isoform X2, translated as MTFSCFGFSNSCKGKNHQPPEQEIATNNVRVFSYNSLRSATDSFHPSNRIGGGGFGVVYRGVLRDGTQVAIKTLSAESKQGKNEFMTEITMISNIRHPNLVELIGCCVENSNRILVYEYMENNSLTTSLLSSKRKHISMDWSTRAAICIGTASGLEFLHEVVEPPIVHRDIKASNILLDGNLQPKIGDFGLAKLFPDNVTHVTTRVAGTVGYLAPEYASLGQLTKKADVYSFGILMLEIISGRSSSKAAFGVDLLILVEWAWKLKNEERLLDVVDPEITEYAEDEVMRFIKVALFCTQASAQQRPNMKQVVEMLTKNVHLNEKALTEPGVYRTRISQHAGGGSSSDTSSSVKKKGKKLVLSTELDSPESVTEMLPR; from the exons ATGACCTTCTCCTGTTTTGGTTTCTCAAATTCGTGTAAAGGGAAGAACCACCAACCCCCAGAACAAG AGATTGCCACCAACAATGTGAGGGTGTTCTCTTATAATTCATTAAGATCGGCAACTGATAGTTTCCATCCATCAAACAGAATTGGTGGAGGCGGCTTTGGAGTTGTCTACAGG GGCGTGTTAAGAGATGGAACTCAAGTAGCCATCAAAACTCTTTCTGCAGAATCAAAGCAGGGAAAAAATGAGTTCATGACTGAAATTACAATGATATCAAATATAAGGCATCCAAATCTTGTTGAGCTCATTGGATGCTGTGTTGAGAACAGTAACCGAATACTAGTATACGAGTACATGGAGAACAACAGTCTCACTACTTCTTTACTTA GTTCTAAACGAAAACATATTTCTATGGACTGGAGCACGAGAGCTGCTATTTGCATCGGTACTGCAAGTGGGCTTGAATTTCTTCATGAAGTGGTTGAACCACCTATAGTACACAGGGATATTAAGGCTAGTAATATACTTCTTGATGGAAACTTACAGCCGAAAATAGGTGATTTTGGTCTTGCAAAACTTTTTCCTGACAATGTCACTCATGTTACTACTCGTGTGGCCGGGACAGT GGGATATTTGGCCCCGGAGTATGCTTCACTCGGACAACTTACAAAGAAGGCTGATGTGTATAGTTTTGGCATACTGATGCTTGAAATAATTAGTGGGAGAAGTAGCAGCAAAGCAGCATTTGGGGTAGATTTGTTGATTCTTGTTGAATGG GCATGGAAACTGAAGAATGAAGAAAGGCTTCTGGATGTTGTTGATCCAGAGATAACAGAATATGCAGAGGATGAAGTGATGAGGTTCATTAAAGTTGCACTCTTTTGTACACAAGCATCAGCACAGCAAAGACCCAACATGAAGCAAGTAGTAGAGATGTTAACCAAGAATGTCCACCTCAATGAGAAGGCGCTAACCGAACCAGGAGTGTACAGGACCCGTATCTCGCAGCATGCGGGTGGAGGCAGTTCAAGCGATACATCATCTTCAGTAAAGAAAAAAGGCAAGAAATTGGTGTTGTCAACTGAGTTAGATAGTCCAGAGAGTGTGACAGAAATGCTTCCCAGGTGA